From Pseudomonas alcaligenes, a single genomic window includes:
- the hisC gene encoding histidinol-phosphate transaminase, whose amino-acid sequence MSKFWSPFVKDLVPYVPGEQPKLAKLVKLNTNENPYGPSPKALAAMQAELNDSLRLYPDPNSDRLKQAVADYYGVSTAQVFVGNGSDEVLAHAFHGLFQHGKPLLFPDVTYSFYPVYCGLYGIAHEALALDEQFQIRVADYARPNGGIIFPNPNAPTGCLLALEAIEQMLKASPDSVVLVDEAYIDFGGETAIKLVDRYPNLLVTQTLSKSRSLAGLRVGIAVGHPDLIEALERIKNSFNSYPLDRMAIAGAAAAFEDEAYFQQTCQAVIASREALVEAMSGLGFEVLPSAANFVFARHPQRDAAELAAALREHGVIVRHFKQQRIAQFLRITIGAPEQNQALLDALGQIL is encoded by the coding sequence ATGAGCAAATTCTGGAGCCCCTTCGTCAAAGACCTGGTGCCCTACGTGCCGGGTGAGCAGCCGAAACTGGCCAAGCTGGTCAAGCTCAACACCAACGAGAACCCCTATGGCCCGTCGCCCAAGGCGCTGGCCGCCATGCAGGCCGAGCTGAACGACAGCCTGCGCCTGTACCCGGATCCCAACAGCGATCGCCTGAAACAGGCGGTGGCCGACTACTACGGCGTGAGCACTGCCCAGGTGTTCGTCGGCAACGGCTCCGACGAGGTGCTGGCGCACGCCTTCCACGGCCTGTTCCAGCACGGCAAGCCGCTGCTGTTCCCCGACGTCACCTACAGCTTCTATCCGGTGTACTGCGGCCTGTACGGGATTGCCCACGAGGCCCTGGCGCTGGACGAGCAGTTCCAGATTCGCGTGGCCGACTACGCGCGGCCCAATGGCGGGATCATCTTCCCCAACCCCAACGCGCCGACCGGCTGCCTGCTGGCGCTGGAAGCCATCGAGCAGATGCTCAAGGCCAGTCCGGACAGCGTGGTGCTGGTGGACGAGGCCTATATCGACTTCGGTGGCGAAACGGCGATCAAGCTGGTCGACCGCTACCCGAACCTGCTGGTAACCCAGACCCTGTCCAAGTCGCGCTCGCTGGCTGGGCTGCGGGTCGGCATCGCGGTGGGGCACCCGGATCTGATCGAGGCGCTGGAGCGGATCAAGAACAGCTTCAACTCCTATCCGCTGGATCGTATGGCGATTGCCGGCGCAGCCGCGGCGTTCGAGGACGAAGCCTACTTCCAGCAAACCTGCCAGGCGGTGATCGCCAGCCGCGAGGCGCTGGTCGAGGCCATGAGCGGCCTGGGCTTCGAGGTGCTGCCGTCGGCGGCCAACTTCGTCTTCGCCCGTCATCCGCAGCGCGATGCAGCGGAGCTGGCCGCGGCCCTGCGCGAACACGGGGTGATCGTGCGCCACTTCAAGCAGCAGCGCATCGCCCAGTTCCTGCGCATCACCATCGGTGCGCCGGAGCAGAACCAGGCCTTGCTGGATGCCCTGGGGCAGATTCTGTAA
- the hisD gene encoding histidinol dehydrogenase has protein sequence MTSSVAIRRLNAADQDFARHLDHLLSWESVSDDGVNQRVLDIIAAVRSRGDAALVEFTERFDGLDVASMADLILPRERLELALTRITPEQRSALEKAAERVRLYHERQKQDSWSYTEADGTVLGQKVTPLDRAGLYVPGGKASYPSSVLMNAIPAKVAGVPEVVMVVPTPRGEINEIVLAAACIAGVDRVFTIGGAQAVAALAYGTESVPPVDKIVGPGNIYVATAKRHVFGKVGIDMIAGPSEILVVCDGQTDPDWIAMDLFSQAEHDEDAQAILVSPDAAFLDKVAASIAKLLPTLERETIARTSMEGRGALIQVADMAQAIEVANRIAPEHLELSVANPEQYLPEIRHAGAIFMGRYTAEALGDYCAGPNHVLPTSGTARFSSPLGVYDFQKRSSIIHCSADGASELGKVASVLARGESLTAHARSAEYRIKS, from the coding sequence ATGACCAGTTCCGTTGCTATCCGCCGTCTCAATGCCGCTGACCAGGACTTCGCCCGTCATCTGGATCATCTGCTGAGCTGGGAAAGCGTGTCGGATGACGGCGTCAACCAGCGTGTGCTGGACATCATCGCCGCCGTGCGTAGCCGCGGCGATGCCGCCCTGGTCGAGTTCACCGAGAGATTCGACGGCCTCGACGTTGCCTCGATGGCCGACCTGATCCTGCCGCGCGAGCGCCTGGAACTGGCCCTGACCCGCATCACGCCCGAGCAGCGCAGCGCCCTGGAGAAGGCCGCCGAGCGCGTGCGCCTGTACCACGAGCGGCAGAAGCAGGACTCCTGGAGCTACACCGAAGCCGACGGCACCGTGCTGGGGCAGAAGGTCACCCCGCTGGATCGCGCCGGCCTGTACGTGCCGGGCGGCAAGGCCTCGTACCCCTCGTCGGTGCTGATGAATGCCATCCCGGCCAAGGTTGCCGGCGTGCCGGAAGTGGTGATGGTAGTGCCGACCCCGCGTGGCGAGATCAACGAGATCGTCCTCGCCGCCGCCTGCATCGCCGGCGTCGACCGGGTGTTCACCATCGGTGGCGCCCAGGCCGTGGCCGCACTGGCCTATGGCACCGAGAGCGTGCCGCCGGTGGATAAGATCGTCGGCCCCGGCAATATCTACGTGGCCACCGCCAAGCGCCACGTGTTCGGCAAGGTCGGCATCGACATGATCGCCGGCCCGTCGGAAATCCTCGTGGTGTGCGATGGCCAGACCGATCCGGACTGGATCGCCATGGATCTGTTCTCCCAGGCCGAGCACGACGAAGACGCCCAGGCCATCCTGGTCAGCCCGGATGCCGCCTTCCTCGACAAGGTCGCAGCCAGCATCGCCAAGCTGCTGCCGACCCTGGAGCGCGAGACCATTGCCCGCACTTCCATGGAGGGCCGCGGCGCGCTGATCCAGGTCGCCGACATGGCCCAGGCCATCGAGGTGGCCAACCGCATCGCGCCGGAGCACCTGGAACTGTCGGTGGCCAACCCCGAGCAGTACCTGCCCGAGATTCGCCATGCCGGCGCGATCTTCATGGGCCGCTACACCGCGGAAGCCCTGGGCGACTACTGCGCCGGGCCGAACCACGTGCTGCCGACCTCCGGCACCGCGCGCTTCTCCTCGCCGCTGGGGGTGTACGACTTCCAGAAGCGCTCGTCGATCATCCACTGCTCGGCCGATGGCGCTTCCGAACTGGGCAAGGTCGCCTCGGTGCTGGCCCGCGGCGAGTCGCTGACCGCCCACGCCCGAAGCGCCGAGTACCGCATCAAGAGTTGA
- the hisG gene encoding ATP phosphoribosyltransferase: MLTIALSKGRILDDTLPLLAAAGIVPTENPEKSRKLIIPTTQDDVQLLIVRATDVPTYVEHGAADLGVAGKDVLMEYGGQGLYEPLDLQIAKCKLMTAGKVGAPEPKGRLRVATKFINVAKRYYAEQGRQVDVIKLYGSMELAPLVGLADKIIDVVDTGNTLRANGLEPQELIATISSRLVVNKASMKMQHGRIQALIDTLRSAVEARHPS; encoded by the coding sequence ATGCTCACCATCGCGCTGTCCAAGGGCCGCATCCTCGATGACACCCTGCCGCTGCTCGCCGCAGCCGGCATCGTGCCGACCGAGAATCCGGAGAAGAGCCGCAAGCTGATCATCCCCACCACCCAGGACGATGTGCAGCTGCTGATCGTGCGCGCCACCGATGTGCCGACCTATGTCGAGCATGGTGCCGCCGACCTCGGCGTGGCCGGCAAGGACGTGCTGATGGAATACGGCGGCCAGGGCCTGTACGAGCCGCTGGATCTGCAGATTGCCAAGTGCAAGCTGATGACTGCCGGCAAGGTCGGTGCGCCGGAACCGAAAGGCCGCCTGCGCGTGGCCACCAAGTTCATCAACGTGGCCAAGCGTTACTATGCCGAGCAGGGTCGTCAGGTCGATGTGATCAAGCTCTACGGCTCCATGGAGCTGGCCCCGCTGGTCGGCCTGGCCGACAAGATCATCGACGTGGTCGATACCGGCAACACCTTGCGCGCCAACGGCCTGGAGCCCCAGGAGCTGATCGCCACGATCAGTTCGCGCCTGGTGGTCAACAAGGCGTCGATGAAGATGCAGCACGGTCGCATCCAGGCGCTGATCGATACCCTGCGCAGCGCCGTCGAGGCGCGACACCCCAGCTGA
- the murA gene encoding UDP-N-acetylglucosamine 1-carboxyvinyltransferase, whose product MDKLIITGGIRLDGEIRISGAKNSALPILAATLLADTPVTVCNLPHLHDITTMIELFGRMGVQPIIDEKLSVEVDASSIKTLVAPYELVKTMRASILVLGPMVARFGEAEVALPGGCAIGSRPVDLHIRGLEAMGAKIDVEGGYIKAKAPEGGLRGAHFFFDIVSVTGTENIMMAAALAKGRTVLENAAREPEVVDLANFINAMGGKVSGAGTDTITIDGVERLGGGRYSVMPDRIETGTYLVAAAATGGRVKLKDTDPTILEAVLAKLQEAGAEITTGKDWIELDMKGKRPKAVNVRTAPYPAFPTDMQAQFISLNAIAEGTGTVIETVFENRFMHVYEMNRMGAQILVEGNTAIVTGAPALKGAPVMATDLRASASLVIAALVAEGETLIDRIYHIDRGYECIEEKLQLLGAKIRRVPG is encoded by the coding sequence ATGGACAAACTGATCATCACCGGCGGTATCCGCCTCGACGGCGAAATCCGCATTTCCGGCGCGAAGAACTCCGCCCTGCCGATTCTGGCCGCCACCCTGCTGGCCGACACCCCGGTTACCGTGTGCAACCTGCCGCACCTGCACGACATCACCACCATGATCGAGCTGTTCGGTCGCATGGGTGTGCAGCCGATCATCGACGAGAAGCTCAGCGTCGAAGTCGATGCCAGCAGCATCAAGACCCTGGTCGCGCCGTACGAGCTGGTGAAGACCATGCGCGCCTCGATCCTGGTACTCGGTCCGATGGTCGCCCGCTTCGGTGAAGCCGAAGTGGCCCTGCCTGGCGGTTGCGCCATCGGTTCGCGTCCGGTCGACCTGCACATCCGTGGCCTGGAAGCCATGGGCGCCAAGATCGACGTCGAAGGCGGCTACATCAAGGCCAAGGCGCCAGAAGGCGGCCTGCGTGGCGCGCACTTCTTCTTCGATATCGTCAGCGTGACCGGTACCGAGAACATCATGATGGCCGCGGCCCTGGCCAAGGGCCGTACCGTGCTGGAAAACGCCGCGCGTGAGCCGGAAGTGGTCGACCTGGCCAACTTCATCAACGCCATGGGCGGCAAGGTCAGCGGTGCCGGTACCGACACCATCACCATCGACGGCGTCGAGCGCCTCGGTGGCGGTCGCTACAGCGTGATGCCCGACCGTATCGAGACCGGTACCTACCTGGTGGCCGCTGCTGCCACCGGTGGCCGGGTCAAACTGAAAGACACCGATCCGACCATCCTCGAGGCCGTACTGGCCAAGCTGCAGGAAGCGGGCGCCGAGATCACCACCGGCAAGGACTGGATCGAGCTGGACATGAAGGGCAAGCGGCCGAAAGCGGTCAACGTGCGCACCGCGCCGTACCCGGCCTTCCCGACCGACATGCAGGCCCAGTTCATCTCCCTCAACGCCATCGCCGAGGGTACCGGCACCGTCATCGAGACCGTGTTCGAGAACCGCTTCATGCACGTCTACGAGATGAACCGCATGGGCGCGCAGATCCTGGTCGAGGGCAACACCGCCATCGTTACCGGTGCACCGGCGCTGAAAGGCGCTCCGGTCATGGCCACCGACCTGCGGGCTTCCGCCAGCCTGGTGATCGCCGCGCTGGTAGCCGAAGGCGAGACCCTGATCGACCGCATCTACCACATTGACCGTGGTTACGAGTGCATCGAGGAAAAACTGCAGCTGCTCGGCGCCAAGATCCGCCGCGTACCGGGCTAG
- a CDS encoding BolA family protein gives MQAVEVKSLLEAKLPNTRVEVEGEGCNFQLNLISDELAALSPVKRQQQIYAHLNEWIASGAIHAVTMKFFSQAAWAERS, from the coding sequence ATGCAGGCCGTAGAAGTGAAAAGCCTCCTGGAAGCCAAGTTGCCCAACACCCGTGTCGAGGTGGAAGGCGAGGGCTGCAATTTCCAGCTGAACCTGATCAGCGACGAGCTGGCCGCTCTCAGCCCGGTCAAGCGCCAGCAGCAGATTTACGCCCACCTCAACGAATGGATCGCCAGTGGTGCGATCCATGCCGTGACCATGAAATTCTTCAGCCAGGCCGCCTGGGCCGAGCGTTCCTGA
- a CDS encoding lipid asymmetry maintenance protein MlaB, with product MSQGTIRQGGVGELLLSGVLDYRSGPQLREDGRRLIAGSAVGELVLDCAAVDKSSSVGLALLLALLRDARAAGKRLSVRRLPADMQGIARVSGLQELLGLEH from the coding sequence ATGAGCCAGGGCACCATCCGTCAGGGCGGTGTCGGCGAGCTGCTGCTGTCCGGCGTGCTCGACTACCGTAGCGGGCCGCAGCTGCGCGAAGACGGCCGGCGGCTGATCGCTGGCAGTGCGGTTGGCGAGCTGGTGCTCGACTGCGCGGCGGTGGACAAGTCCAGCAGCGTCGGCTTGGCGCTGCTGCTGGCCCTGCTGCGCGACGCCCGGGCCGCGGGCAAGCGCCTCAGTGTGCGCCGGCTGCCGGCGGACATGCAGGGCATTGCCCGGGTTTCCGGTCTGCAGGAGCTGCTCGGCCTCGAGCATTGA
- a CDS encoding phospholipid-binding protein MlaC: MLKLLRNSLLVVLAAAPLLVQAAPSAHEVVEQTTKQLLDDLKANKEAYQQNRQSFYDSLDRILGPVVDSDGISRSIMTVKYSRNATPEQIQRFESNFKRSLMQFYGNALLEYDNQGIRVLTAKAEGADRASVGMEVSGKNGAVYPVSYTMVQINGQWMLRNVIINGINVGKLFRDQFADAMQRNGNDLDKTIDGWADVVAKAKESAEGQQAGGQ; the protein is encoded by the coding sequence ATGCTCAAACTCCTGCGTAACAGCCTGCTGGTGGTGCTGGCCGCAGCGCCGCTGCTGGTTCAGGCCGCTCCGTCTGCCCATGAAGTGGTGGAGCAGACCACCAAGCAACTGCTCGACGACCTTAAGGCCAACAAAGAGGCCTACCAGCAGAACCGCCAGTCCTTCTACGACAGCCTGGATCGCATCCTTGGCCCGGTGGTGGACAGCGACGGTATTTCCCGCAGCATCATGACCGTCAAATACTCGCGCAATGCCACGCCCGAGCAGATCCAGCGCTTCGAGAGCAACTTCAAGCGCAGCCTGATGCAGTTCTATGGCAACGCCCTGCTCGAGTACGACAACCAGGGTATCCGCGTGCTGACGGCCAAGGCCGAGGGCGCCGATCGCGCCAGTGTCGGCATGGAGGTGAGCGGCAAGAATGGTGCCGTCTACCCGGTGTCCTACACCATGGTGCAGATCAACGGTCAGTGGATGCTGCGCAACGTGATCATCAACGGCATCAACGTCGGTAAGCTGTTCCGTGACCAGTTCGCCGATGCCATGCAGCGCAACGGCAACGACCTGGACAAGACCATTGACGGCTGGGCCGATGTGGTGGCCAAGGCCAAGGAAAGCGCCGAAGGCCAGCAGGCTGGCGGTCAATGA